A single region of the Podospora pseudopauciseta strain CBS 411.78 chromosome 1, whole genome shotgun sequence genome encodes:
- the MET14 gene encoding Adenylyl-sulfate kinase (COG:F; EggNog:ENOG503NW9X) yields MATNITWHPSLSRHERNQLRGQRGFTVWFTGLSASGKSTVATALEQHLLHIGLAAYRLDGDNVRFGLNKDLGFSEKDRNENIRRIAEVAKLFADSSTIALTSFISPYRADRQIARDLHANASQSGDDALPFIEVFVDIPLEEAEKRDPKGLYKKARAGEIKDFTGISAPYEAPENPDITIRTDQLSVEESVRKIVEYLAEKGLISQTTETR; encoded by the exons ATGGCCAC CAACATTACCTGGCATCCATCGCTCTCGCGCCATGAGCGAAACCAACTCCGTGGCCAACGCGGCTTTACTGTTTGGTTCACGGGTCTCTCTGCCTCGGGAAAGTCGACCGTTGCCACTGCCCTTGAGCAGCACTTGCTTCATATCGGCCTTGCCGCCTACAGGCTCGACGGCGACAATGTTCGCTTCGGCCTGAACAAGGACCTGGGCTTCTCGGAGAAAGACCGCAACGAAAATATCCGCCGCATTGCTGAG GTTGCCAAATTGTTCGCTGACTCGTCCACCATTGCCCTGACATCCTTCATCTCTCCTTACCGGGCCGACCGGCAGATCGCCCGCGACTTGCATGCGAACGCCTCGCAGTCCGGTGACGACGCACTCCCGTTCATCGAAGTCTTTGTGGATATCCCtctggaggaggccgagaagagaGATCCCAAGGGTCTCTACAAGAAGGCGCGTGCTGGTGAGATCAAGGACTTTACTGGCATCTCGGCGCCGTACGAGGCCCCTGAGAATCCAGATATTACCATCCGAACCGATCAGCTGAGCGTGGAGGAATCAGTGAGGAAGATTGTAGAGTACCTGGCGGAAAAGGGACTGATCAGCCAGACCACCGAGACGAGATAA
- the VMA5 gene encoding Vacuolar ATP synthase subunit C (EggNog:ENOG503NVXU; BUSCO:EOG092631MU; COG:C): protein MAPAQYILVSLPLRVFDDDPLKSLAATVGRDNGEVLPYPVPSFKIGTLDALVQHADDLAKLNGACEAAVAKVADSLRGILDGDEDLVAQQKIVNDKPTDQYLRSFQWNKLRYRADRPLVELIENLQNDLQNSDNDVKAKFNQYNTIKTNLAALERKQTGNLVTKSLTPIVDPKLLVQDSEYMETHLIVVPTNARKDFIRSYETLVPMVVPRSSIQVAQDDDFTLFAVTTFKKTSAEFLQKCREHKWTPRQYKYVEGGKEEEQRELQRVEKEARKVRAEALLLGRTGWSESVMIWAHVMTLRVFVETVLRYGLPLEFASALIRTTPKQAKKVKTALDSAYSYLGGNAFGRDKHGRVTKDDASLTSEMAAAGLSVGEGNEYTAYVYYEFDLP, encoded by the exons ATGGCTCCGGCGCAATACATACTCGTTTCCCTGCCCCTCCGCGTCTTCGATGACGATCCGCTCAAGTCTTTGGCCGCCACCGTCGGTCGTGACAATGGCGAGGTGCTGCCCTACCCTGTCCCGTCGTTCAAGATTGGCACACTCGACGCCCTGGTGCAACATGCCGACGACCTAGCAAAGCTCAACGGCGCCTGCGAAGCTGCCGTCGCCAAAGTTGCCGATTCCCTCAGAGGCATTttggatggtgatgaagacCTAGTGGCTCAACAAAAGATAGTCAATGACA AACCCACGGATCAGTACCTGCGCTCATTCCAATGGAACAAACTCCGCTACCGAGCTGATCGGCCTCTGGTTGAGCTCATCGAAAATCTCCAAAACGACTTGCAAAACTCAGATAACGATGTCAAGGCCAAGTTCAACCAGTATAACACCATCAAGACGAATCTCGCCGCCTTGGAGAGGAAACAAAC AGGAAACCTCGTCACCAAGTCGCTCACGCCCATCGTGGACCCAAAGCTCCTTGTACAGGACTCGGAATACATGGAAACGCACCTCATTGTGGTGCCGACGAACGCACGGAAAGACTTCATCCGCAGCTATGAGACACTTGTTCCCATGGTAGTGCCGCGGTCATCTATTCAGGTTGCTCAGGACGACGATTTCACGCTGTTTGCAGTCACAACGTTTAAGAAGACGAGCGCCGAGTTTCTGCAAAAGTGCAGGGAGCACAAATGGACCCCTCGCCAGTACAAGTATGTGGAGggcggcaaagaagaagagcaacgCGAGCTCCAACGCGtcgagaaggaggcgagAAAGGTGCGGGCCGAGGCCCTTTTGCTGGGTCGGACAGGTTGGAGTGAGAGTGTGATGATTTGGGCACATGTCATGACACTTCGCGTCTTTGTCGAGACAGTGCTCAGATACGGCTTACCCTTGGAGTTTGCGTCGGCACTTATCAGA ACAACGCCAAAACAAGCCAAGAAGGTCAAAACAGCCTTGGACTCGGCATACTCGTACCTTGGGGGAAATGCGTTTGGCCGGGACAAGCATGGGCGGGTCACCAAGGACGATGCATCTCTAACATCCGAAATGGCTGCGGCGGGCCTTAGTGTGGGCGAGGGCAACGAGTACACCGCATATGTGTATTATGAATTTGATCTCCCGTAA
- a CDS encoding hypothetical protein (EggNog:ENOG503PXDA), which produces MATAETVELGATHEPKEESLRVFEQIEHELKKTLVHIRHEHDKHEPEYFAAAEHLSDAELAGFTLDDFQQVRVAVSAYGIHIFGKVRIPALPDDGPAYIHFRAFTGGPDDEAKLHSIHTEDKEEPDGGHTFRAIFTQNDPLEWFDT; this is translated from the exons ATG GCCACCGCAGAAACCGTCGAGCTGGGGGCCACTCATGAGCCAAAGGAGGAGTCGCTCCGGGTCTTTGAGCAGATTGAACATGAATTGAAGAAAACACTCGTTCATATCCGTCACGAGCATGACA AACATGAGCCGGAATACTTTGCGGCTGCTGAGCATCTCAGTGATGCCGAGTTAGCCGGCTTTACGCTTGACGACTTCCAGCAAGTTCGTGTCGCCGTCTCCGCATACGGGATTCATATCTTCGGCAAAGTCAGGATTCCCGCTCTGCCTGATGATGGCCCAGCCTACATTCATTTCCGTGCTTTCACCGGAGGCCCGGACGACGAAGCCAAGCTCCACAGTATCC ATACCGAAGACAAGGAAGAACCCGATGGTGGCCACACTTTCCGCGCCATCTTCACACAAAACGACCCGCTGGAGTGGTTCGATACCTAG
- a CDS encoding hypothetical protein (COG:S; EggNog:ENOG503NYB7), protein MDPLHITEFGSERYLEKVQQFQAQTEANASQGQGAVSTLLQSPFILPIRESGATGSDVGAKSNEQKRPEKKGFSSWRNRFTKPPAVPPSSICEQPERRPSLPESTTKQPLPFDHLFAALPNELQVEIIASLPLSDVLNLRLASKSLHALVSLNEVPITRYHLDYHIPAYAKRLYPLPQGRSLNFHYLCGIWHRLHVAAKLSHLMCQLIIREQLLLNTEEKRRQYAPQTERMRRRLIPILFTVFHFFETYRKLHLKYMAEHDGFGLSKTPYTVNPIEAEIMNMYDDRTLLRVHEAFPLVIWAFCRRLRPPSYVGRVERSLRGYLKERPPDEVHVAVLCLGGMREVLRLWEVKGYNARRAAVDAWYESILHEQPVEPEPKRRRGMLGLKRKKSSFNMGKTNGHGHEAQHGANDVSAARGKQPDSLVFHTSLAAGMPMAPLSKDESKLLYPDLPVLQRIWLVTAEAMILDRKIVERPAHIHRNAQVFTDLISESGIDEEDQWLYGTTAPESVRPNLDAIEEDPDE, encoded by the exons ATGGATCCATTACATATCACCGAGTTCGGTTCGGAGCGCTATCTCGAGAAGGTCCAACAGTTTCAGGCCCAGACAGAGGCAAATGCTTCCCAAGGGCAGGGGGCAGTCTCGACGCTCCTCCAGTCCCCCTTTATTCTCCCTATTCGCGAGTCCGGCGCCACGGGCTCAGATGTCGGGGCCAAGTCGAACGAGCAAAAGCGTCCGGAAAAGAAGGGATTCAGCTCCTGGAGGAATAGATTTACCAAGCCCCCAGCAGTCCCACCTTCGAGTATCTGTGAACAGCCCGAACGTCGTCCCTCGTTGCCAGAATCGACAACCAAACAGCC GCTGCCTTTCGACCATTTGTTTGCCGCGCTGCCGAACGAACTGCAGGTCGAGATCATCGCATCACTTCCGCTCTCTGATGTCTTGAACCTTCGACTGGCTTCGAAATCCCTTCACGCTCTGGTATCGCTGAACGAAGTCCCCATCACACGCTACCACCTTGACTACCACATACCCGCGTACGCCAAACGGCTCTACCCTTTGCCCCAGGGGCGTTCGCTCAACTTTCACTATCTGTGCGGAATTTGGCATCGGCTACATGTTGCCGCCAAGCTGTCTCACCTAATGTGCCAGTTGATAATCAGAGAACAGTTGCTCCTCAACActgaagaaaagaggaggcAGTACGCCCCTCAAACAGAGCGGATGCGTCGCCGTCTGATTCCTATTTTGTTTACCGTGTTCCATTTCTTCGAAACGTACCGGAAGCTTCACCTCAAATACATGGCCGAACACGACGGCTTCGGCCTATCAAAGACGCCTTATACGGTCAATCCAATCGAGGCCGAGATCATGAACATGTACGACGACCGCACACTTCTGCGCGTTCATGAGGCCTTTCCCCTGGTAATATGGGCCTTTTGCAGAAGGCTCCGACCACCATCCTATGTCGGCCGCGTCGAACGATCGCTGAGGGGTTACCTTAAAGAGAGACCACCTGACGAGGTCCATGTTGCAGTGTTGTGCCTCGGTGGCATGCGGGAAGTCTTGAGGCTCTGGGAGGTGAAGGGTTACAATGCACGGCGGGCGGCCGTCGATGCTTGGTATGAGTCGATTCTCCATGAACAACCGGTGGAGCCGGAGCCGAAAAGAAGACGAGGGATGCTTGGcctcaagaggaagaagtcTTCTTTCAACATGGGCAAGACGAATGGTCATGGGCACGAGGCACAGCACGGCGCAAACGACGTGAGCGCGGCACGCGGGAAACAGCCAGACAGCCTCGTTTTTCACACCAGCTTAGCGGCTGGTATGCCCATGGCCCCCCTGAGCAAGGACGAATCCAAACTGTTATACCCTGATCTTCCGGTGCTGCAACGAATATGGCTGGTCACAGCCGAGGCCATGATCTTGGATCGCAAAATTGTCGAACGACCGGCACATATACATCGCAACGCCCAAGTATTTACCGATTTGATTTCCGAAAGCGGcatcgatgaagaagacCAGTGGCTCTATGGTACCACCGCACCGGAGTCTGTCAGGCCGAACCTGGACGCTATTGAAGAAGACCCAGATGAATAA
- a CDS encoding hypothetical protein (COG:S; EggNog:ENOG503P2HS) gives MSSRLLSATRRHTSTLRLVSTPRSRHCIPTPPSRAISTTTDSASASVAADKPPFFRRTASVTGRILLFTALGFIMAAAPAYESARTILSPPDDAASLTMYAPEDDDAKAKEDYINSHPLVASLRADPDMIESRPHMKIPETWRKHNLTGGTLMGPGKVTVPPFSWSERSGKSYVQISHVGTDLCGHEGIIHGGFLATMLDEGLARCSFPVLPFNVGMTAKLEINYKAPAMANQYLVLRATTVKAEGRKAWVEGHIETLPTEEGQQPTVLATASALFISPRQASVWTFLNADPQADSRHVLLTNLALTDHGKDLPSNMKQRTQARGEWGTGR, from the exons ATGTCCTCCCGTTTACTCTCGGCCACGCGACGCCATACTTCCACCCTCCGCCTTGTCTCTACCCCTAGGTCTAGGCACTGtatcccaacaccaccgtctcGTGCTATCTCGACTACCACAG ATTCGGCCAGTGCTTCCGTTGCAGCCGATAAACCGCCGTTTTTCCGTCGAACCGCCTCCGTCACCGGccgcatcctcctcttcaccgcTCTCGGCTTCATCATGGCCGCTGCGCCCGCGTACGAGTCCGCTAGGACAATCCTTTCGCCACCAGATGATGCTGCCAGCCTCACCATGTACGCTCCCGAAGATGACGatgccaaggccaaggaagaCTACATCAACTCACACCCCCTGGTCGCCTCCCTTCGCGCCGACCCTGATATGATTGAGTCTCGCCCGCATATGAAAATACCCGAGACCTGGAGGAAGCACAACTTGACAGGCGGCACACTCATGGGACCAGGGAAAGTGACAGTTCCTCCTTTTAGTTGGTCAGAACGAAGCGGCAAGAGCTATGTTCAAATATCGCACGTGGGAACCGACTTGTGCGGCCATGAAGGCATCATCCACGGCGGATTCCTCGCCACGATGTTGGACGAGGGGCTGGCGCGGTGCTCTTTTCCTGTGCTGCCTTTTAACGTGGGCATGACAGCCAAGCTTGAGATCAATTACAAGGCACCCGCCATGGCCAATCAGTATCTGGTGCTCCGGGCGACGACAGTCAAGGCAGAGGGGAGGAAAGCGTGGGTTGAGGGCCATATCGAGACTTTGCCTACCGAGGAGGGCCAGCAGCCAACAGTACTGGCCACGGCGAGCGCTCTTTTCATTTCTCCTAGACAGGCATCGGTATGGACATTTCTGAATGCAGACCCTCAGGCCGATTCAAGACACGTTCTGCTGACAAACTTGGCGCTTACAGACCATGGCAAAGATTTACCCAGTAACATGAAACAGCGCACGCAAGCTCGTGGTGAGTGGGGGACTGGGAGATGA
- a CDS encoding hypothetical protein (COG:S; EggNog:ENOG503P35R), whose protein sequence is MAPPSGATLSSRTATTSKVTPVPLPKPGSMSSCAPMEKSAPAVPTAPTTTASFGVLATSDSNVPDASSGPHRDGRIRNPVPSKLKGKTDGSKGNFSVMHIDVAGRTEATERDAEAKRTSESTELAAKRAYENGYVSLRRSRFIHIPDEPEPAAKPIVPPQAPVTAAAHRTRQTPLTPEETKVEQARLLTLLRSLHPVLVVDQICKALAFFGGIPGGPPPGDGFPQSAESNGSGSLFVGWIAEIFPRLGGNTAGQQPVIPAIRESDPPPLVSTRRKRGRPKGSKGTRPRIDKGIKKGPLMKAVSGTAESQQHTNAADESWVDVEDDTVDEVDANVMLLAQSSTPQPVPQLQQSGVAHERPLLAASTPVRTTLPTAPTTSTSTIDLTPSARKRGRPKGSKNRPKDGSSDTPARAQTGDPLSSQRPDAVGTAARASSPRPQASQPAQASSTPRVFEHSTSSQPFTPVNAGTPSTATKKVGRSKALEDKQRPTSQRSHIPPGITTDHGARAATLSASGAASGVATRVEPETAPGGALPGAAMDAVTGTTQKNLAQTGNASTSGPRTESTNKEPATLSQGLDNTLGSFATTDFVYSAPPDGLSSTSSHRSRPRPSQTSRQTENPQGQTLALPTPPSASPALPNIAPGSLGQKRKRTAKTGGSNHVVQSGVSNQASPQMNGPALPTPPANVGSAHSTAASALQPPVAKRSRRGKGPKETTAVANQGPAAANIEVSTTGAMVGLRSDSGPHSALSSSAAAALSLTTMTESRDMASDTNETSVPPVHSPHQNHYEVQSPTMENYEAQLQAQIEQQAEMESQTVSHQTRVDLPQYRSARQPRQQQQQQSTSASTPQRRSPNTQPQVSNPQAGLSLATQSQTRKTGQGQYPQYLPPNSQYNQSQHSKQNQSSSQSQSSSQHQQHHQQQQQQQQQQQQQQQQQQQQQQQQQQQQQQQQQQQQQQQQQQQQQQQQQQQSSHFLGQQKLQGQIVQGSPTQQYSVNSTQQHPSNQTSYINKQQQQQLSSQQRYQQQHLTTAGSTNSYNNTQPPSQFAGSATNNYTATTDGTYRATSTSLGTSTYGQRSQSTTPSTAASFRSSGTHGLPHHSPSFNTGSGATQQRAGSASHATNQGVQGMSGSMQAFSGNTGGSWELFDTGHIDASGQPSSLGLTNTYGINTTNARTSGNSSTFGAAGLGTYDTSGLPYNERYHGVGRR, encoded by the exons ATGGCTCCCCCTTCAG GCGCAACACTCTCTTCACGCACGGCTACCACATCCAAAGTCACTCCCGTTCCCCTGCCTAAACCAGGTTCCATGTCGAGTTGTGCGCCAATGGAAAAATCGGCGCCAGCAGTTCCAACAGCGCCTACAACTACAGCCAGTTTCGGTGTTTTAGCGACAAGCGATTCCAATGTCCCCGACGCGTCAAGTGGCCCCCACCGAGACGGCCGCATTCGAAATCCCGTCCCCAGCAAGTTGAAGGGCAAGACAGATGGCTCCAAGGGAAATTTCAGCGTGATGCATATAGATGTGGCGGGCAGGACGGAGGCCACGGAACGTGACGCTGAGGCAAAAAGAACCAGCGAGAGCACAGAGCTTGCTGCGAAGCGGGCTTATGAGAATGGCTATGTGTCGTTACGAAGGAGCCGGTTTATACACATCCCCGACGAACCAGAACCGGCGGCTAAGCCTATCGTTCCGCCGCAAGCACCAGTAACTGCAGCCGCGCATCGGACGCGCCAGACCCCGCTGACCCCCGAAGAAACCAAGGTAGAACAGGCCCGGTTGTTGACGTTACTGCGGAGCCTTCACCCTGTCCTTGTGGTTGACCAAATCTGCAAAGCCCTAGCTTTTTTCGGGGGCATACCAGGGGGACCACCCCCTGGGGATGGATTCCCGCAGAGCGCAGAGTCGAATGGATCTGGCAGCCTCTTTGTAGGATGGATAGCTGAAATATTCCCAAGGTTAGGGGGCAACACTGCAGGACAACAGCCTGTCATTCCTGCTATACGCGAGTCtgaccctcctccccttgttTCAACAAGACGAAAGCGTGGACGGCCCAAGGGCAGCAAGGGCACCAGGCCTCGGATCGATAAAGGAATCAAAAAGGGGCCCCTTATGAAGGCTGTCTCGGGCACTGCCGAAAGCCAGCAACACACAAACGCGGCCGATGAAAGCTgggttgatgtcgaggatGATACTGTGGACGAGGTGGATGCGAATGTAATGCTTCTTGCGCAGAGCTCAACGCCACAACCAGTGCCACAGTTACAGCAGTCTGGTGTGGCCCATGAGCGGCCTTTGCTCGCGGCCAGTACTCCAGTACGAACAACTTTACCCACCGCCCCGACCACAAGCACCAGCACAATTGATCTCACACCTAGCGCAAGGAAAAGGGGTCGGCCCAAGGGCTCCAAAAACCGGCCCAAGGATGGATCATCAGACACACCTGCAAGAGCGCAGACTGGCGACCCTTTGTCTTCTCAGCGGCCAGATGCGGTAGGTACGGCAGCACGGGCATCATCGCCACGTCCACAGGCCTCGCAGCCAGCCCAAGCCTCTTCAACTCCTCGAGTGTTCGAACATTCTACGTCAAGCCAACCATTCACCCCGGTGAATGCCGGAACCCCATCGACGGCCACCAAAAAGGTGGGCAGATCAAAGGCTCTAGAAGATAAGCAACGCCCAACAAGTCAGCGTTCTCATATCCCTCCGGGTATCACCACAGATCATGGAGCGAGAGCGGCGACACTGTCGGCCTCAGGGGCCGCATCAGGGGTTGCGACGAGAGTAGAACCGGAAACAGCGCCAGGAGGGGCGTTACCCGGGGCGGCAATGGACGCAGTGACAGGCACCACGCAGAAGAATCTGGCGCAGACAGGAAATGCATCAACGTCAGGCCCCAGGACAGAATCAACAAACAAAGAGCCCGCGACATTATCACAAGGCCTAGATAATACACTTGGAAGTTTCGCGACAACAGATTTTGTGTATTCGGCCCCCCCAGACGGCCTGTCCAGCACCTCTTCCCATCGCTCTCGACCAAGACCTTCTCAGACATCCAGGCAGACGGAAAACCCCCAGGGCCAAACTCTGGCTctcccaactcctccctctgctaGCCCCGCGCTCCCTAACATCGCACCCGGTAGTTTGGGGCAAAAACGCAAGAGGACTGCCAAAACAGGCGGTAGCAACCACGTTGTGCAGTCTGGTGTATCCAACCAAGCATCACCCCAAATGAATGGCCCAGCAttaccaacaccaccagcaaacGTTGGCTCCGCGCATTCTACAGCCGCCTCGGCACTCCAGCCTCCTGTGGCTAAAAGGTCAAGGAGGGGCAAAGGCCCTAAGGAAACCACCGCGGTAGCTAACCAGGGTCCAGCAGCTGCAAATATCGAAGTGTCAACCACTGGTGCCATGGTCGGTTTGCGCTCGGATTCGGGACCACATTCGGCCCTCTCTTCTAGTGCAGCCGCGGCTTTGAGCCTGACCACAATGACGGAGTCTCGTGATATGGCCTCGGACACGAATGAGACATCTGTACCACCGGTACATTCGCCTCATCAAAACCACTATGAGGTCCAATCACCCACCATGGAGAACTATGAGGCTCAATTGCAAGCCCAAATAGAGCAGCAAGCGGAGATGGAGTCTCAAACGGTTTCCCATCAAACCCGTGTCGACCTTCCTCAGTACAGGTCAGCCCGGCAAccacgacagcagcagcagcagcagtcgacGTCAGCATCAACGCCGCAACGTAGGTCACCAAACACCCAGCCGCAAGTATCAAATCCACAAGCGGGACTATCCTTAGCCACACAATCACAAACGCGAAAGACCGGTCAAGGCCAATATCCGCAGTATCTTCCACCGAATTCTCAATATAATCAGTCGCAGCATTCCAAACAAAACCAGTCATCCTCTCAATCTCAGTCTTCatcacaacaccaacaacaccaccagcaacaacaacaacaacaacaacaacaacaacaacaacaacaacaacaacaacaacaacaacaacaacaacaacaacaacaacaacaacaacaacaacaacaacaacaacaacaacaacaacaacaacaacaacaacaacaacaacaacaatcatCCCATTTTTTGGGACAGCAGAAACTCCAAGGCCAAATTGTGCAGGGCTCGCCAACCCAGCAATATTCTGTGAATTCGACTCAGCAGCATCCCTCGAATCAAACATCATACATaaacaagcagcagcagcagcagctttcATCTCAGCAAAGataccagcagcaacatctaACAACTGCAGGAAGCACGAATTCGTACAACAATACCCAACCGCCCTCGCAATTTGCCGGTTCGGCGACAAACAATTATACAGCCACGACCGACGGCACGTACCGGGCAACGTCAACCTCGCTGGGTACCTCTACTTATGGGCAACGCAGCCAGTCCACAACACCCTCGACTGCCGCATCGTTTCGCAGCAGTGGCACACATGGATTGCCACACCACTCTCCGTCGTTCAACACTGGCTCCGGCGCAACCCAACAGCGAGCCGGCAGCGCCAGTCACGCTACCAACCAGGGCGTGCAAGGCATGTCTGGTTCAATGCAGGCATTTTCGGGAAATACGGGTGGTAGCTGGGAGTTATTTGACACAGGCCATATCGATGCATCCGGGCAGCCATCAAGTCTGGGGCTAACGAACACCTATGGCATTAACACGACCAATGCCCGCACCTCGGGAAACAGTTCCACGTTTGGTGCGGCAGGCCTAGGTACTTATGACACGTCAGGACTCCCCTATAATGAACGTTATCACGGAGTCGGTCGTCGTTGA